A single window of uncultured Pseudodesulfovibrio sp. DNA harbors:
- a CDS encoding ABC transporter ATP-binding protein, with translation MSEEKRTIVRVIGVTKTFTMGKVELQALKGVDLEIFAGEYISIMGPSGSGKSTLFNMIGGLDKPTDGKVFIDEVDISQLDAFELAWLRNRKIGYIFQTFNLIPVMTALENVTLPMTFAGMNADDAQDKGIELLKLVGLGKRFQHKPLELSGGQQQRVAVARSLANDPSIILADEPTGNLDLSTGEEIIELLQMLSVERGVTIISATHDYKMLNVSDRVIWVRDGQVDRVERREELDITVGGIDDKLTGRTNGKEKA, from the coding sequence ATGAGCGAAGAAAAACGTACCATTGTCCGCGTCATCGGCGTCACAAAGACCTTCACCATGGGAAAGGTCGAATTGCAGGCGCTCAAAGGCGTGGATCTGGAAATATTCGCCGGAGAATATATCTCCATCATGGGTCCGTCAGGCTCAGGGAAATCCACCCTGTTCAACATGATCGGCGGGCTGGACAAACCCACAGACGGCAAGGTGTTCATTGATGAAGTGGATATCTCCCAACTGGATGCCTTTGAATTGGCATGGCTCCGCAACCGCAAGATCGGCTACATATTTCAGACCTTCAATCTCATCCCGGTCATGACCGCACTTGAAAACGTCACCCTGCCCATGACCTTTGCCGGGATGAATGCGGACGATGCGCAAGACAAGGGTATTGAACTGCTCAAACTGGTCGGACTGGGAAAACGCTTTCAACACAAGCCGCTGGAATTATCCGGCGGACAACAGCAACGTGTGGCCGTCGCCCGTTCGCTGGCCAATGATCCATCCATCATTCTGGCGGATGAACCGACCGGCAACCTCGATTTGTCCACGGGTGAAGAAATCATCGAACTGCTGCAAATGCTCTCGGTGGAACGTGGCGTGACCATCATTTCCGCCACCCATGACTATAAGATGCTCAATGTCTCTGACCGGGTAATCTGGGTACGCGACGGCCAAGTGGATCGCGTGGAGCGGCGTGAAGAACTGGATATCACCGTCGGCGGTATCGACGACAAGCTCACTGGCCGGACAAACGGCAAGGAAAAGGCCTAA
- a CDS encoding FtsX-like permease family protein → MNIPAGKVDRLISLPFSKSVEISFKSLKVRFFRSMITVSSLVLAVSFLSFVLVNLDIAAGLLEHGGKHAARALLQAGYDVDAAQSVVTMSAKERWIVILSLLVCTVGIINAQLMSVTERFSEIGVMKCLGALDSMILRIFLLEAAMQGLAGASVGALLGGIVSLLTNSIRFGFTAIHDLSILSMLGSVGIATLAGCLLSLLGVLYPALLAARMEPINAIRAEH, encoded by the coding sequence ATGAACATTCCCGCAGGAAAGGTTGACCGCCTTATCTCGCTTCCCTTCTCCAAATCGGTGGAGATCAGTTTCAAGAGCCTGAAGGTTCGGTTCTTCCGTTCCATGATCACGGTCTCAAGTCTGGTGCTTGCCGTTTCATTCCTGAGTTTCGTGCTGGTTAATTTAGATATAGCGGCAGGACTGCTTGAACACGGAGGAAAACACGCGGCCCGAGCATTGCTTCAGGCGGGATACGATGTGGATGCGGCGCAGAGTGTGGTCACAATGTCTGCCAAGGAACGATGGATCGTCATCCTTTCGCTCTTGGTTTGTACCGTGGGTATTATCAACGCCCAACTCATGTCCGTCACTGAGCGCTTTTCTGAAATCGGTGTCATGAAATGTCTCGGCGCACTGGATTCAATGATCCTGCGCATCTTTCTGCTCGAAGCAGCCATGCAAGGGTTGGCCGGGGCAAGTGTCGGCGCACTTCTCGGAGGCATTGTCTCTCTCCTGACAAACAGTATTCGTTTCGGATTCACGGCAATTCACGACCTTTCCATTCTTTCCATGCTCGGTTCGGTAGGCATTGCCACTTTGGCCGGTTGTCTCCTGAGCCTGCTTGGTGTCCTGTATCCAGCCCTGCTGGCGGCACGTATGGAACCGATCAATGCGATACGCGCAGAACATTAA
- a CDS encoding polysaccharide deacetylase family protein, producing MIVKTHISSLWLTPSTDGIQRIGHLLDTAPAETEIFFRADDVAVPSNNCHQMMDLFIKYDIPLHMAVTPAWLTQARWDILIHWAGDSPVFCWHQHGWQHRSHQTSGKNSEFGDQRPASEKKQALKRGHDRLNSIMGESFYPAFTPPWNRFDAQTGEALIELGYACVSRSAGEQRKVPLPDTLPDIPINVDLHTRNEADPALGWDALTKEFEAAIQTGRVGVMLHHQRMNQAAMDFLDTCLSHVTNNATMKHRRFDTP from the coding sequence ATGATCGTCAAAACACATATCTCATCGCTATGGCTCACCCCGTCTACGGACGGAATACAAAGAATAGGCCATTTGCTCGACACAGCCCCGGCCGAAACGGAAATATTTTTTCGTGCCGATGACGTAGCCGTTCCCAGTAACAACTGCCATCAAATGATGGACCTATTCATTAAGTATGACATTCCCCTCCACATGGCCGTCACTCCGGCATGGCTGACGCAGGCCCGTTGGGATATCCTCATACATTGGGCCGGAGACAGCCCGGTCTTCTGTTGGCATCAACACGGCTGGCAGCATCGCAGCCACCAAACCTCGGGCAAGAACTCGGAATTCGGCGATCAGCGTCCTGCCTCCGAAAAGAAACAGGCCCTGAAAAGGGGACACGACCGGTTGAACTCGATCATGGGGGAATCCTTCTACCCGGCATTCACTCCACCGTGGAATCGATTCGACGCACAAACAGGCGAGGCTCTGATCGAACTCGGCTACGCCTGCGTCTCCCGTTCTGCCGGAGAGCAACGCAAAGTTCCACTTCCCGATACCTTACCGGACATTCCCATCAACGTTGACCTGCACACCCGAAACGAAGCTGATCCAGCCCTAGGATGGGACGCGCTTACCAAAGAATTCGAGGCAGCCATCCAGACAGGACGTGTCGGGGTCATGCTCCATCATCAACGCATGAATCAGGCGGCCATGGACTTTCTCGACACCTGCTTGTCGCATGTGACAAACAACGCCACCATGAAACATCGCCGATTCGATACCCCGTAA